Proteins encoded together in one Lepisosteus oculatus isolate fLepOcu1 chromosome 2, fLepOcu1.hap2, whole genome shotgun sequence window:
- the LOC102687124 gene encoding tripartite motif-containing protein 16-like translates to MASGQWMEDQLLCPVCLCILKQPVTTPCGHSYCQECIQHHWDQSALDGLYSCPQCRRAFSTRPVLAKSTVLAEVIDSLRRTGLGPPPPSAPSPGPPPPAAPSPSRAGPMGVLCDVCTGPKLSAVKSCVVCSASYCAPHLRPHQESRVLAGHRLVSPAERLQGALCLQHGRALEVYCRTDLVCICLLCTLHGHRDHDTVPVEEQRALKQEQLAGMLMEIRHTTQQRREELQRARQGVESVKSSAREALAESAEIFGELAHAVERMRGPVVEQIAEQERRATREAEAVVGRLEKEMEQLRRREAELEQLLQVKDTLHFLQSVPPAHSPPEPGRAPSSPARPDFSLAAVRKAVSDMRELLESVCRATSVPAGWTEDTSSSLLHNVSRLQTTPEPRNRAEFLKCCCQLFLDPNTVHPNLLLSEGNRRLVRTRKVQPYPSHPERFDSYYQALCREALTGKRFYWEVEWAGREVFVGVAYRSMGRRGQGLLAGLGRSSKSWGVLCSASGYSAWHDNQSTAVPAPRSHRVGVFLDHSRGLLSIYSVSDTMALLHRFQASFTEPLYLGFGVVNPGDSVSIRQPV, encoded by the exons ATGGCAAGTGGCCAGTGGATGGAGGACCagctcctgtgtcctgtgtgtctctgtatcCTGAAGCAGCCGGTCACTACTCCCTGCGGGCACAGCTACTGCCAGGAatgtatccagcaccactggGATCAGAGTGCCCTCGATGGGCTGTACAGCTGTCCCCAGTGCCGCAGAGCTTTCAGCACCAGGCCTGTCCTGGCCAAGAGCACCGTGCTGGCAGAGGTCATCGACAGTCTGAGGAGGACCGGGCTGGGCCCTCCCCCTCCCTCGGCCCCAAGCCCGGGCCCTCCCCCTCCCGCGGCCCCAAGCCCCAGCCGGGCCGGGCCCATGGGGGTGCTGTGTGACGTCTGCACGGGTCCGAAGCTGAGCGCCGTGAAGTCCTGTGTGGTGTGCTCGGCCTCCTACTGCGCGCCACACCTGAGGCCCCACCAGGAGTCTCGCGTCCTCGCTGGGCACAGGCTGGTCAGCCCCGCGGAgcgcctgcagggggcgctgtgcctACAGCACGGCCGGGCTCTGGAGGTTTACTGCCGGACCGACCTCGTGTGCATCTGCCTTCTGTGCACCCTGCACGGCCACCGAGACCACGACACCGTCCCCGTGGAGGAGCAGAGGGCCCTGAAGCAG GAGCAGCTGGCGGGAATGCTGATGGAAATCCGACACACAACCCAGCAGAGGAGGGAAGAGCTGCAGAGGGCGAGACAGGGCGTGGAGTCAGTCAAG AGCTCTGCGCGGGAGGCGCTGGCGGAGAGCGCGGAGATCTTCGGCGAGCTGGCGCACGCGGTGGAGAGGATGCGCGGCCCAGTCGTGGAGCAGATTGCCGAGCAGGAGCGGAGGGCGACGAGGGAGGCCGAGGCCGTCGTTGGGAGGCTGGAGAAGGAGATGGAGCAGCTCAGGAGGAGGGAGGCAGAGCTGGAGCAGCTCTTGCAAGTCAAGGACACCCTCCATTTCCTCCAG AGCGTCCCACCCGCGCACTCCCCTCCCGAACCCGGCCGTGCCCCCTCCAGCCCGGCCCGGCCAGACTTCTCCCTGGCGGCGGTGAGGAAGGCCGTCTCTGACATGAGGGAGCTTCTGGAGAGCGTCTGCAGGGCTACATCAGTCCCAGCAGGCTGGACTGAAGACACATCAAGCAGCCTGTTACACAACG TGAGTAGATTGCAGACCACTCCAGAGCCCAGGAACAGAGCGGAGTTTTTGAAAT GCTGCTGCCAGCTCTTCCTGGACCCCAACACAGTGCACCCCAACCTGCTCCTGTCCGAGGGGAACCGCAGGCTGGTGCGCACGAGGAAGGTGCAGCCCTACCCCTCGCACCCGGAGCGCTTCGACAGCTACTACCAGGCGCTGTGCCGAGAGGCCTTGACAGGGAAGCGCTTCTACTGGGAGGTGGAGTGGGCCGGCAGGGAGGTGTTCGTCGGCGTGGCGTACAGGAGCATGGGGAGGAGGGGCCAGGGCCTGCTCGCCGGCCTGGGGCGCAGCAGCAAGTCCTGGGGCGTACTGTGCTCGGCCTCGGGGTACTCCGCCTGGCACGACAACCAGTCCACGGCAGTCCCCGCGCCTCGCTCACACAGGGTGGGAGTGTTCCTGGACCACAGCAGGGGGCTTCTGTCCATCTACAGCGTCTCGGACACCATGGCCCTGCTGCACCGCTTCCAAGCCAGCTTCACAGAGCCCCTGTATCTGGGCTTCGGGGTGGTGAACCCTGGCGACAGTGTGTCCATCCGCCAGCCCGTATAG
- the LOC107076621 gene encoding zinc finger protein 501-like — protein MESVLGSCEVSDLKQEFPDVELVQIKQELPDPEFDEIKQEEWEVECVQIKEELCEVECVHADATPEHLKEELSGLESLRLPLAQPRGSEFGCFLPQENYEEGPDAGELPQHLQSRHVVYKEVFHAEPFFETGQGAAVAAAPSSAGSGGAPGVARAPQRKRPHHFTIRADGFTPHMSFTRYQQVDPDHKPYACSECDKAYKRMDHLKRHQQMHSGEKPFHCGTCEKRFSLRRSLEYHQRQCTGESYCKCAVCGDVFQSFSNLHRHQLIHAGEKTYQCSVCGQQCKQSNYFKKHQKVHTEDEPYYCFECEQKFILH, from the coding sequence ATGGAGTCGGTGCTTGGGAGCTGCGAGGTCTCGGACCTCAAGCAGGAGTTTCCCGACGTGGAGCTGGTGCAGATCAAGCAGGAGCTGCCCGACCCGGAGTTTGACGAGATCAAGCAGGAGGAGTGGGAGGTGGAATGTGTCCAGATCAAAGAGGAGCTGTGTGAAGTGGAGTGTGTCCATGCCGATGCCACGCCGGAGCACCTCAAGGAGGAGCTGTCGGGGCTGGAGTCCCTGCGCCTCCCGCTCGCCCAGCCCAGGGGCTCGGAGTTCGGCTGCTTCCTTCCGCAGGAGAATTACGAGGAAGGCCCCGACGCCGGCGAGCTGCCGCAGCACCTGCAGAGCCGGCACGTGGTGTACAAAGAGGTCTTCCACGCAGAGCCCTTCTTCGAGACGGGCCAGGGGGCGGCGGTGGCGGCGGCCCCGTCGTCCGCGGGGTCCGGGGGGGCCCCGGGGGTGGCGAGGGCACCCCAGCGGAAGCGGCCCCACCACTTCACCATCCGCGCCGACGGCTTCACCCCCCACATGAGCTTCACGCGGTACCAGCAGGTGGACCCGGACCACAAGCCCTACGCCTGCTCCGAGTGCGACAAGGCCTACAAGAGGATGGACCACCTGAAGCGGCACCAGCAGATGCACTCCGGGGAGAAGCCCTTCCACTGCGGCACCTGCGAGAAGCGGTTCTCCCTGCGGCGGAGCCTGGAGTACCACCAGCGGCAGTGCACCGGCGAGAGCTACTGCAAGTGCGCCGTGTGCGGCGACGTCTTCCAGAGCTTCAGCAACCTGCACCGGCACCAGCTCATCCACGCCGGCGAGAAGACCTACCAGTGCAGCGTCTGCGGGCAGCAGTGCAAGCAGTCCAACTACTTCAAGAAGCACCAGAAGGTGCACACCGAGGACGAGCCGTACTACTGCTTCGAGTGCGAGCAGAAGTTCATCCTGCACTGA
- the LOC102686921 gene encoding C-type lectin domain family 4 member F-like, with amino-acid sequence MELHSIDATLSGSSEEMCAGYLEGSFSKGSSSSKIVPRFEASDRALLFLLTGLCALLVVGGTALGVLYAQSSGPGPAGGLAWNYSVLQEEQQRLAVELLHLQGELDRVTSLYSSMRENRSLLWNELESLKNKHSGLQTKFTNISETHSALIRTLTDFRASAEEHLSRAALNYSSLQSDQEELEAKLRTLQNDLASLSSSFSEVKENSSSLWHQLDVLTDQSSLRIKLDNLSDTLSALMKTLADAQSSGPGPAGGLAWNYSVLQEEQQRLAVELLHLQGELDRVTSLYSSMRENRSLLWNELESLKNKHSGLQTKFTNISETHSALIRTLTDFRASAKEHLSRAALNYSSLQSDQEELEAKLRTLQNDLASLSSSFSEVKENSSSLWHQLDVLTDQSSLRIKLDNLSDTLSALMKTLAEAKPRKTCPDHWELFRRKCYFFSSDKESWGTSRDRCASAGGSLVIIKSQEEQKFLTSKLAEQIRSYDDSYWIGLNDLAAEGSWRWVDDTSLDARTTFWASVLGGREPDNWSQVDPQGEDCVHIGIHNTFQEAWYDASCKLKFRRICETTL; translated from the exons ATGGAGCTTCACAGTATTGATGCTACTTTGTCGGGGTCTTCGGAAGAGATGTGTGCTGGGTACCTGGAGGGGTCCTTTTCGAAGG GCTCCTCGTCTTCAAAGATTGTGCCGCGATTTGAAGCCTCAGACAGAGCGCTGCTGTTTCTCCTGACTGGCCTCTGCGCCCTGTTAGTGGTGGGCGGGACAGCCCTGGGGGTCCTGT ATGCGCAGAGCAGTGGCCCAGGGCCGGCGGGCGGCCTGGCCTGGAATTACTCAGTGCTGCAGGAGGAGCAGCAGAGGCTGGCAGTGGAGCTCCTGCACCTGCAGGGTGAGCTGGACCGCGTGACATCGCTGTATTCTTCCATGAGGGAAAATCGCTCTTTGCTGTGGAACGAGCTGGAAAGTCTGAAAAACAAGCACAGCGGCCTGCAGACTAAATTCACCAACATCTCGGAAACCCACTCCGCTCTCATTCGAACCCTCACAG ATTTCAGGGCTTCAGCCGAAGAGCACCTGAGCCGGGCTGCTCTGAATTACTCCTCACTGCAGAGCgaccaggaggagctggaagcAAAGCTCAGGACTTTGCAGAATGACCTGGCCAGCTTATCCAGCAGCTTctctgaggtgaaagaaaacagcTCCTCTCTCTGGCACCAGCTGGACGTGTTGACTGACCAGAGCAGCCTGCGCATTAAACTGGACAACCTCTCTGACACCCTCTCCGCTCTGATGAAAACTCTCGCAG ATGCGCAGAGCAGTGGCCCAGGGCCGGCGGGCGGCCTGGCCTGGAATTACTCAGTGCTGCAGGAGGAGCAGCAGAGGCTGGCAGTGGAGCTCCTGCACCTGCAGGGTGAGCTGGACCGCGTGACATCGCTGTATTCTTCCATGAGGGAAAATCGCTCTTTGCTGTGGAACGAGCTGGAAAGTCTGAAAAACAAGCACAGCGGCCTGCAGACTAAATTCACCAACATCTCGGAAACCCACTCCGCTCTCATTCGAACCCTCACAG ATTTCAGGGCTTCAGCCAAAGAGCACCTGAGCCGGGCTGCTCTGAATTACTCCTCACTGCAGAGCgaccaggaggagctggaagcAAAGCTCAGGACTTTGCAGAATGACCTGGCAAGCTTATCCAGCAGCTTctctgaggtgaaagaaaacagcTCCTCTCTCTGGCACCAGCTGGACGTGTTGACTGACCAGAGCAGCCTGCGCATTAAACTGGACAACCTCTCTGACACCCTCTCCGCTCTGATGAAAACTCTCGCAG AGGCAAAACCCAGGAAAACGTGTCCGGACCACTGGGAGCTGTTCAGAAGGAAGTGCTACTTCTTCTCCAGTGACAAGGAGAGCTGGGGGACCAGCCGTGACAGATGTGCGTCTGCAGGGGGCAGCCTGGTGATCATCAAGAGCCAAGAGGAGCAG aAATTCCTGACGTCAAAGCTTGCCGAACAGATCCGCTCTTACGACGATTCTTACTGGATTGGGCTGAACgatctggctgcagagggctcCTGGCGATGGGTGGACGACACGTCTCTCGATGCACGGACAAC GTTCTGGGCCAGTGTCTTGGGGGGCAGGGAGCCAGACAACTGGAGCCAGGTGGACCCGCAGGGGGAGGACTGCGTGCACATTGGCATTCACAACACCTTTCAGGAAGCCTGGTACGATGCGTCCTGCAAATTGAAGTTCAGGAGGATATGCGAAACCACTTTATGA
- the LOC138225293 gene encoding zinc finger protein 707-like: MADSPAGAGNRGPAVSLGERESYRAAPARDRPHPCADCGKRFQSRAHLQEHRRVHTGERPFLCADCGRGFTTRHNLKRHQEIHAKERASFCARCGVLFCQRHSPGRRRAGRPVTKRRAQQAGRTDTKRRAQQVQVKEVHYGAEEQRVPGVNRVLGKQVAYEIEVVL; this comes from the coding sequence ATGGCAGACTCCCCAGCGGGCGCAGGGAACAGGGGGCCGGCGGTCTCACTGGGTGAGCGTGAATCGTACAGAGCTGCGCCGGCCAGGGACAGGCCGCACCCCTGCGCCGACTGCGGCAAGAGGTTCCAGAGCCGCGCCCACCTGCAGGAGCACCGGCGGGTGCACACCGGCGAGCGCCCCTTCCTCTGCGCCGACTGCGGCCGCGGCTTCACCACCCGGCACAACCTCAAGCGGCACCAGGAGATCCACGCCAAGGAGCGGGCGAGCTTCTGCGCACGCTGCGGCGTGCTGTTCTGCCAGCGGCACAGCCCCGGGCGCAGGCGGGCAGGGCGCCCCGTCACCAAGAGGCGGGCGCAGCAGGCGGGGCGCACCGACACCAAGAGGCGGGCGCAGCAGGTGCAGGTCAAGGAGGTGCATTATGGGGCAGAAGAGCAGCGTGTGCCGGGGGTCAACAGGGTGCTGGGAAAACAAGTGGCCTACGAAATTGAGGTGgtgctgtaa